Proteins from one Deltaproteobacteria bacterium genomic window:
- a CDS encoding NGG1p interacting factor NIF3, which translates to MFTLVTFIPIAHTEKVLEAIFSAGAGKQGNYEHSCFVVRGEGRFRPLADAQPFVGVINQDEHVIEDRIECLVTEEYIEAVLNALRVAHPYEEPAIYVYKLDPRCGNK; encoded by the coding sequence ATGTTTACCTTAGTTACTTTTATCCCCATTGCCCATACAGAAAAAGTGCTTGAGGCAATTTTTAGCGCGGGTGCAGGCAAGCAAGGCAACTATGAACATAGTTGTTTTGTGGTGCGTGGTGAAGGGCGTTTTCGACCCTTAGCTGACGCACAACCATTTGTTGGGGTAATTAATCAAGACGAACATGTTATTGAAGATCGGATTGAGTGTTTGGTTACAGAAGAATATATTGAAGCGGTGCTTAATGCTTTGCGCGTTGCTCATCCTTATGAAGAACCTGCGATTTATGTTTATAAATTAGATCCGCGTTGTGGCAATAAATAG
- the coaBC gene encoding bifunctional phosphopantothenoylcysteine decarboxylase/phosphopantothenate--cysteine ligase CoaBC, with translation MLTGKNIVLGVTGSIAAYKAANLARMLMEGGAIVWPILTESATRFIGPLTFSALTGNRTVTDMWSAAMAYEIGHVEFAHKADVMLVAPASADVIACMAAGRADEPLTAVALAMRAPIIVAPAMEEGMWLNAATQTNIATLRSRGVRIVNPGSGHLASGRFGVGRLAELEDIYESVLAALIPQDLAGQRIVISAGPTREFFDPARFISNPSSGKMGYALAVQAQRRGAEVVLITGPVALTPPTGVQVIQVVTTNEMLEACLKALPGTKALIMAAAPADYKPSQREHHKCKKSEMGDRVKIELESNPDILSTLAPRAKGVVTVGFAAESRDLIKQAQQKLIAKDLDYIIANDISRSDVGFATDENVVVIIDRNGDKVSLPILPKGQIANVILDKVAQMLIAEH, from the coding sequence ATGCTAACAGGTAAGAACATTGTTTTAGGTGTTACTGGTAGTATTGCTGCTTATAAGGCAGCTAATCTGGCTCGTATGCTTATGGAAGGTGGGGCCATAGTTTGGCCGATTTTAACCGAGTCAGCTACTCGGTTTATTGGTCCGCTTACTTTTTCAGCGTTAACTGGTAATCGTACGGTTACTGATATGTGGTCAGCTGCAATGGCTTATGAGATTGGTCATGTTGAATTTGCCCACAAAGCAGACGTGATGTTGGTAGCGCCAGCGAGTGCTGATGTGATTGCTTGCATGGCCGCTGGTCGAGCTGACGAGCCTTTAACTGCTGTTGCTTTAGCTATGCGTGCCCCTATTATTGTTGCTCCGGCAATGGAAGAGGGTATGTGGCTAAATGCAGCGACGCAAACAAATATTGCCACATTACGTAGTCGCGGGGTGCGTATTGTTAATCCTGGTAGCGGTCATTTAGCATCGGGTCGTTTTGGTGTTGGTCGCTTAGCAGAACTTGAAGATATTTATGAAAGTGTACTTGCAGCACTTATCCCTCAAGATCTTGCAGGTCAACGCATAGTAATTAGCGCTGGTCCAACCCGAGAATTTTTTGACCCGGCGCGTTTTATTTCTAATCCTTCAAGCGGCAAGATGGGTTATGCACTAGCGGTGCAAGCACAAAGGCGAGGGGCTGAAGTTGTATTAATTACCGGGCCAGTTGCTCTGACCCCGCCTACTGGTGTGCAAGTAATACAAGTTGTAACAACCAATGAAATGTTAGAAGCATGCCTTAAGGCTTTACCAGGTACTAAGGCATTAATAATGGCCGCAGCTCCAGCAGATTATAAACCAAGTCAACGCGAACACCACAAATGCAAAAAAAGCGAAATGGGTGATAGGGTAAAAATAGAGCTTGAGAGTAACCCAGATATTCTTAGCACTTTAGCTCCTCGTGCAAAAGGTGTGGTGACTGTTGGTTTTGCAGCGGAGAGTAGAGATTTAATTAAACAAGCGCAGCAGAAGCTGATTGCTAAAGATTTAGATTATATTATCGCAAACGATATTTCGCGCAGTGATGTTGGCTTTGCTACTGATGAAAATGTGGTAGTTATTATTGATCGCAATGGTGATAAAGTATCTCTGCCGATTTTACCTAAAGGACAAATCGCTAATGTCATTCTTGATAAAGTAGCGCAGATGTTGATAGCAGAACATTAG
- a CDS encoding DedA family protein yields the protein MSEFFSHATAFFTNAIDIFLHLDVHLTAWANVFGGWLYAILFLVIFCETGLVVTPFLPGDSLLFATGALAALPGSPLQIGWVIILLAIAGILGDSVNYAIGKKIGPKVFRSNSRWLNQRHLQRTHEFYEKHGGKTIIFARFMPIIRTFAPFVAGIGYMSYRRFLAFNVIGAIAWVTMFSTAGYFFGSIPHVKSNFQYVILAIIIISLIPIFVEFIRARRQARRAAMTPADDSVA from the coding sequence ATGTCTGAGTTTTTTAGCCATGCAACAGCTTTTTTTACAAATGCTATCGATATTTTTCTTCATCTTGATGTTCATTTAACAGCATGGGCCAATGTTTTTGGCGGTTGGCTTTATGCGATTTTGTTTTTAGTAATTTTTTGTGAAACCGGTTTAGTAGTAACACCATTTTTGCCGGGTGATTCTTTGCTATTTGCTACTGGCGCTTTGGCTGCATTGCCAGGTTCTCCGTTACAAATTGGTTGGGTGATCATTCTGTTAGCTATCGCTGGTATTTTAGGCGACTCGGTGAATTATGCCATTGGCAAAAAGATAGGCCCGAAAGTATTTCGTTCAAACTCGCGTTGGCTAAATCAACGTCATCTGCAGCGCACCCATGAGTTTTATGAAAAACATGGAGGCAAAACTATTATCTTTGCGCGATTTATGCCGATCATTCGCACCTTTGCTCCATTTGTCGCTGGCATTGGCTATATGAGTTATCGTCGCTTCTTGGCATTTAATGTTATTGGTGCCATCGCTTGGGTGACTATGTTTAGTACTGCGGGGTATTTTTTTGGCTCTATCCCTCATGTCAAAAGCAATTTTCAATATGTGATTTTAGCTATAATTATCATTTCGCTCATTCCAATTTTTGTTGAATTTATTAGAGCACGCAGACAAGCACGTCGTGCCGCAATGACGCCGGCAGATGATTCAGTAGCATAA
- a CDS encoding flagellar assembly protein FliH encodes MAKVIKRSSDNGDISPDTGFTDTLLRRAPIIRSDVIEARSEGQLIRERAEAEATEIREQAQQDAHELKEQARNEGYKEGCDKGAAELSQIVAESSRRLQQIEEQAIAQLRDLALTIARKIIGCELELRPEVVVDIIKQALSDKARQRRELVLRVNPDDLAVVREHRAELLEVLSRAKEIAIREDPNVARYGVVIETDAGIIDAQLETQLAVFERVLLEAH; translated from the coding sequence ATGGCAAAAGTAATTAAACGTAGCAGTGATAATGGCGACATTTCACCTGACACTGGTTTTACTGACACTCTTTTGCGTCGAGCTCCAATTATTCGTAGTGATGTCATTGAAGCCCGTAGCGAGGGGCAGCTAATTCGTGAGCGAGCTGAGGCTGAGGCAACCGAAATTCGCGAACAAGCTCAACAAGATGCACATGAACTAAAAGAGCAAGCTCGCAATGAAGGGTATAAAGAAGGCTGTGATAAAGGGGCAGCAGAACTCAGTCAAATAGTTGCTGAAAGCAGCCGCCGACTGCAGCAAATTGAAGAACAAGCCATTGCGCAATTACGCGATTTAGCCCTTACTATTGCGCGTAAAATCATTGGCTGTGAGCTTGAATTACGCCCCGAAGTGGTTGTCGATATTATTAAACAAGCTTTAAGTGATAAAGCACGCCAACGCCGCGAGCTGGTCTTGAGGGTTAATCCTGATGATCTTGCAGTAGTGCGAGAACATCGTGCTGAGTTACTTGAAGTTCTCAGTCGTGCCAAAGAAATTGCCATACGCGAAGACCCCAATGTTGCTCGTTATGGTGTAGTTATTGAAACTGATGCTGGAATTATCGATGCTCAGCTTGAAACCCAATTAGCCGTCTTTGAACGAGTGCTTTTAGAAGCACACTAG
- the gyrA gene encoding DNA gyrase subunit A, whose product MHERNTPINIEDEMRASYLDYAMSVIIGRALPDVRDGLKPVHRRVLFAMQELSNTYNRPYKKSARIVGDVIGKYHPHGDAAVYDTLVRMAQDFSLRHLLVDGQGNFGSVDGDRAAAMRYTEVRMAKLASEMLADIDKETVDFSPNYDNSLQEPLVLPTRFPNLLVNGTSGIAVGMATNIPPHNLGETINAVKALIRDPKLQVTDLMAFMPGPDFPTGGLVYGTSNLLTAYETGRGVIQVRGRAQIEEGKKNDRIIITEIPYYVNKAALIEKAAELIKEGRIEGVADIRDESSREGMRIVVDLKRDGNADIVLNQLYSNTQLQTSFGINMVAIVNGQPRTLSLKDLLQHFIDHRREVVTRRSQYELREARKRFNVVFGLLAAIDSIDRIIEIIRRSPNTDEAREALMAEKLPLSPAFRELCERLLTIEYEPGSTALASGFIQLNQEQAQAILEMRLSRLTGLERDKLATEADSLRQTIARLVAILQSDELLLEVIIAELDAIKNEYADARRTELVRDARAMSVEDLIADEEMVVTLSHLGYIKRAPIDTYTAQRRGGRGKTATTTREEDFVETVFVASTHSYVLIFTDRGKVYWLKVHEIPEAGRQSRGKPLVNLIRIDKDERIAAVQPVREFIEGQYVIFATSHGTVKKTDLMAFSNPRYSGLIALSIDEGDSLIKVGLTDGKCEILLATRQGMAIRFAESEVRPMGRNAVGVRGVNLKREGDAVVGMVIVKQNGNKQPPEILTVCDNGYGKRTELNEYRLQGRGGSGIINCKVTEKNGLVAAVDAVTSDYQIVIVTNRGMMIRLRAADISILGRATQGVRVITVGDSESVASVAPVIDTDAQDISETNL is encoded by the coding sequence ATACACGAAAGAAATACCCCGATAAATATCGAAGATGAGATGCGAGCATCTTATCTCGATTATGCGATGTCAGTTATCATTGGGCGGGCTCTGCCTGATGTGCGCGACGGCCTTAAACCTGTGCATCGGCGTGTTTTGTTCGCCATGCAAGAGCTAAGCAATACCTATAACCGTCCCTATAAAAAGTCAGCTCGTATAGTCGGTGATGTAATCGGTAAATATCACCCGCACGGCGATGCTGCGGTTTACGATACTTTAGTGCGTATGGCGCAAGATTTTTCGCTGCGCCACTTATTAGTCGATGGTCAAGGTAACTTTGGTTCAGTAGATGGTGACCGAGCCGCCGCTATGCGATACACCGAAGTTCGCATGGCCAAGCTGGCCAGCGAGATGCTTGCTGATATCGACAAAGAAACCGTCGATTTTAGTCCCAACTACGACAACTCGCTGCAAGAACCATTAGTTCTACCTACGCGTTTTCCTAATTTATTAGTAAACGGCACATCAGGCATTGCTGTTGGTATGGCCACTAATATTCCACCGCACAATTTAGGTGAAACGATTAATGCGGTTAAGGCATTAATTCGTGATCCCAAACTACAAGTTACTGATCTCATGGCTTTTATGCCGGGCCCTGATTTCCCCACTGGCGGCCTTGTTTATGGCACCAGCAATTTGCTGACCGCTTATGAAACCGGGCGTGGGGTCATTCAAGTTCGTGGTCGTGCCCAAATTGAAGAAGGCAAAAAGAACGATCGTATTATCATTACTGAAATCCCGTATTACGTAAATAAAGCCGCATTAATTGAAAAAGCTGCTGAACTCATAAAAGAAGGTCGAATCGAGGGGGTTGCCGACATTCGCGATGAATCTTCACGCGAGGGTATGCGTATAGTTGTCGATCTTAAGCGTGATGGCAATGCCGATATTGTTTTAAATCAGCTTTATTCAAACACCCAGCTACAAACATCTTTTGGCATAAATATGGTGGCAATTGTTAATGGTCAGCCACGAACATTATCACTAAAAGATTTATTGCAGCATTTTATTGATCATCGTCGCGAAGTAGTTACTCGGCGTTCTCAATATGAACTTCGCGAAGCGCGCAAGCGTTTTAATGTCGTTTTTGGTTTGCTTGCTGCAATCGATTCAATAGATCGTATCATTGAAATAATTCGTCGTTCTCCTAATACCGATGAAGCTCGCGAAGCACTTATGGCTGAGAAGTTGCCATTATCGCCGGCATTTCGTGAGTTATGTGAGCGCCTTCTTACCATTGAATATGAGCCGGGATCAACCGCCCTAGCTTCAGGCTTCATTCAACTTAACCAAGAACAAGCTCAAGCCATTTTAGAGATGCGTCTGTCACGTCTTACTGGTCTTGAGCGTGATAAGCTTGCAACTGAAGCAGACAGTTTGCGCCAAACTATTGCACGTTTAGTTGCCATACTTCAGTCCGACGAATTGTTACTTGAGGTAATAATCGCTGAACTCGATGCTATTAAAAACGAGTATGCCGATGCTCGTCGCACTGAACTGGTGCGTGATGCACGAGCTATGTCAGTAGAAGACCTCATTGCTGATGAAGAAATGGTAGTAACGCTATCGCATCTTGGCTACATAAAACGAGCTCCGATTGATACTTATACCGCTCAGCGTCGTGGCGGTCGCGGTAAAACTGCAACTACTACGCGTGAAGAAGATTTTGTTGAAACCGTTTTTGTTGCTTCAACACACTCATACGTACTTATATTTACCGACCGTGGTAAAGTATACTGGCTTAAGGTTCATGAAATCCCCGAAGCCGGACGCCAATCGCGTGGCAAACCTTTAGTTAATTTAATTCGTATTGATAAAGACGAACGTATTGCCGCAGTGCAACCTGTACGTGAGTTTATTGAAGGTCAATATGTAATATTTGCAACGTCTCATGGCACGGTTAAAAAAACTGATCTTATGGCCTTCTCTAACCCAAGATATAGCGGATTAATTGCTTTATCTATAGATGAAGGCGATTCACTGATTAAAGTAGGCTTAACTGATGGTAAGTGCGAAATTCTCTTAGCCACACGGCAAGGTATGGCGATTCGTTTCGCTGAGAGCGAAGTACGACCTATGGGTCGTAATGCTGTGGGGGTTCGCGGGGTTAATTTAAAACGCGAAGGCGACGCTGTTGTAGGTATGGTCATTGTTAAGCAAAACGGCAATAAACAGCCACCAGAAATTTTAACAGTTTGCGATAATGGCTATGGTAAACGAACCGAATTAAATGAATATCGACTGCAAGGTCGCGGTGGCTCTGGTATAATTAACTGTAAGGTTACGGAGAAAAATGGTTTAGTTGCAGCTGTTGATGCCGTGACTTCTGATTATCAAATTGTTATAGTTACTAATCGTGGCATGATGATTCGCCTACGCGCTGCAGATATTTCAATTCTTGGTCGCGCCACTCAAGGCGTTAGAGTTATTACGGTTGGTGATAGTGAAAGTGTCGCCTCTGTGGCTCCGGTGATTGATACTGATGCTCAAGATATATCTGAAACTAATCTTTAG
- a CDS encoding tetratricopeptide repeat protein yields MLGIICNKPQKNKAIGPLGLFTILSIIITFFTILISCKTDIQSGIESANDLLYKKQYVAAERLYHKLLKRLENENELSEAEDKQRMLIMDRLGKVNALYLHDYNQAIHYYQKLVQQYPRTEYAFSARAMIADIYHHTLGNLEAAISEYQKLVAEFPNKKEARWAQLQISGAFFQLKDYEQARTEAGALINRWPNSSEAAQARFQIANSYYVQGRYADATATYEQLLEGKPDPSFASLVLFEMGNCYQELGDLDRSLAYYYATLADHPNPLLVQRKIRHLRRRLDHVRPAEDIQLPDYVQRRLAVANDSTGKHNKNNKIASPSNNENDLLNTPAFSNKNNSNNKQLKKVEAINQDSTELANANQEESDKKNKRKAKRKKPNLDADDATGLDTADTQILPVKPKKSETKPENIQNKSIDKPKSIVKTSDASSKPDANSNKPPIAPAKEDTPQ; encoded by the coding sequence ATGTTAGGTATAATTTGCAACAAGCCACAAAAAAATAAAGCAATTGGGCCTTTAGGTCTTTTTACTATCTTAAGTATAATCATTACCTTTTTCACCATCCTGATAAGTTGTAAAACTGATATTCAAAGTGGCATCGAAAGTGCCAATGACTTGCTTTATAAAAAACAATATGTTGCTGCCGAGCGCCTTTACCATAAGTTACTTAAACGCCTTGAAAATGAAAACGAGCTTAGTGAAGCAGAAGATAAACAACGTATGTTAATTATGGATCGTTTGGGTAAAGTCAACGCCCTTTATTTACACGACTATAATCAAGCGATTCATTATTATCAAAAACTTGTACAACAATACCCACGTACAGAATATGCTTTTTCAGCTCGTGCAATGATTGCCGACATTTATCATCACACGCTTGGCAATCTTGAGGCTGCTATCAGCGAATATCAAAAACTTGTTGCTGAATTTCCAAACAAAAAAGAAGCACGCTGGGCCCAACTGCAAATATCAGGAGCATTCTTTCAACTAAAAGACTATGAACAAGCTCGTACTGAAGCAGGAGCGTTAATTAATCGCTGGCCCAATTCTAGTGAAGCCGCACAGGCTCGTTTTCAAATAGCCAACTCTTATTATGTACAAGGTCGCTACGCTGATGCTACTGCGACATATGAGCAATTGCTCGAAGGTAAACCCGACCCTTCGTTTGCTTCATTAGTATTGTTTGAAATGGGTAATTGTTATCAAGAACTTGGTGATTTAGATCGTTCTTTAGCATATTATTATGCAACCCTTGCCGATCACCCTAATCCGCTTCTAGTCCAACGCAAAATTCGCCATCTGCGTCGTCGTTTAGATCATGTGCGTCCTGCTGAAGATATTCAACTGCCTGATTATGTTCAGCGACGCTTGGCTGTTGCAAATGATAGTACAGGTAAACATAACAAAAACAATAAGATAGCTTCGCCTTCTAATAATGAAAACGACTTATTAAATACACCAGCCTTTAGCAATAAAAATAATAGTAATAATAAACAGTTAAAAAAAGTTGAGGCTATTAACCAAGATAGCACTGAACTCGCTAATGCAAATCAAGAAGAAAGCGACAAAAAAAACAAGCGTAAGGCTAAACGTAAAAAACCAAACCTTGACGCTGATGATGCTACAGGCCTCGATACTGCTGATACGCAAATACTGCCAGTGAAACCTAAAAAATCTGAAACAAAACCAGAAAACATTCAAAATAAATCTATAGACAAACCAAAGTCCATTGTTAAAACTTCTGATGCTAGTTCTAAACCTGATGCCAATAGTAATAAACCGCCTATTGCACCAGCAAAAGAGGACACGCCTCAATAA
- the typA gene encoding translational GTPase TypA has product MKRREDLYSLAIIAHVDHGKTTLVDALFRQGGLFRDNQVIIERAMDSNDQERERGITILAKCTSVRFGSDTFQIVDTPGHADFGGEVERTLRMIDGVLLLVDAAEGCLPQTRFVLRKSLEQNLPVVVAINKIDRQDARPQEVLNEIYDLFIDLGAHEHQLEFPVLYTNARSGTASLKIDEPGTDLAPLVQAIIKTIPSPEDHSDGPFVMQVNQLAYDDYVGRLVVGRIQSGAVKTNQITHVNTKTREYDTRVTGVYTFQGIKRIPLTEAKCGDIVALSGFDDIAIGDIVADNQATSLPEPIKIDEPTVVMVFQVNDGPLAGKSGGQFVTSRHLRERLYKESYANPSIRVEDGDTPEQFRVFGRGELQLAVLIEAMRREAFELCVRNPEVVTRDGKSGKEEPVERVAIDVPLEYMGAVTELLGPRRAQMIDHRNEGSRTRLEYIIPTRGLFGIRNPMLTATRGTAIMHGVFEGWMPHSGAIPKRIAGALVADRLGIATPYAINNLQSRGAFFISPNTQVYEGMIVGEHIRPNDLDVNVCREKKLTNVRSTGHDENVAIVTARQMPLERCLEWIKDDEMIEVAPEAIRLRKRILAANKRPSTKDKDREREE; this is encoded by the coding sequence ATGAAGCGCCGCGAAGACCTTTATAGCCTTGCAATTATTGCCCATGTCGATCATGGCAAAACCACCTTAGTCGATGCTCTTTTCCGCCAAGGCGGACTATTTCGTGATAATCAAGTGATTATCGAGCGAGCTATGGATTCAAATGACCAAGAACGCGAGCGTGGGATTACCATTCTTGCCAAGTGCACCTCGGTTCGTTTTGGATCTGATACATTTCAGATTGTCGATACCCCTGGACATGCTGATTTCGGTGGCGAAGTTGAACGCACCTTGCGCATGATTGATGGTGTTTTATTACTTGTTGATGCCGCCGAAGGATGTCTACCACAAACTAGATTTGTTTTGCGAAAATCGCTTGAGCAAAACTTGCCTGTAGTTGTAGCAATCAACAAAATTGACCGTCAAGATGCACGCCCACAAGAAGTGCTAAACGAAATTTACGATTTATTTATCGATCTTGGCGCTCATGAGCATCAATTAGAATTCCCGGTTCTTTATACCAATGCTCGTTCTGGTACGGCATCGCTAAAAATTGATGAACCAGGTACTGACCTTGCGCCTTTAGTACAAGCAATTATTAAAACTATTCCCTCTCCCGAAGACCACAGCGATGGACCTTTTGTGATGCAGGTCAATCAGTTGGCTTACGATGATTATGTCGGACGCTTAGTAGTTGGGCGCATTCAATCGGGCGCAGTTAAAACTAACCAAATTACTCACGTGAATACAAAAACACGTGAATATGATACGCGCGTAACAGGGGTTTATACTTTTCAAGGGATAAAACGTATACCCTTAACTGAAGCTAAATGTGGTGACATTGTTGCTCTATCTGGTTTTGATGACATAGCCATTGGCGATATTGTTGCTGATAATCAAGCCACTTCATTGCCAGAGCCTATAAAAATTGATGAACCAACTGTGGTTATGGTGTTTCAAGTTAACGATGGTCCCCTTGCTGGTAAAAGCGGTGGCCAATTCGTAACTAGTCGCCATTTGCGCGAAAGACTTTATAAAGAATCATATGCTAATCCATCAATTCGCGTAGAAGATGGTGATACACCTGAGCAGTTTCGTGTGTTTGGTCGTGGTGAATTACAACTTGCTGTTCTTATTGAGGCTATGCGTCGTGAAGCTTTTGAGCTATGCGTACGCAATCCCGAAGTAGTCACTCGCGATGGCAAGTCCGGTAAAGAAGAACCGGTTGAACGTGTAGCTATCGATGTACCTCTTGAATATATGGGTGCGGTGACCGAACTACTTGGTCCACGACGTGCGCAAATGATTGATCATCGCAATGAAGGTTCCCGCACTAGACTTGAATATATTATACCGACACGAGGATTATTTGGTATCCGTAATCCCATGCTTACTGCTACACGTGGCACTGCTATCATGCATGGCGTTTTTGAAGGATGGATGCCTCATAGTGGTGCCATCCCCAAACGCATTGCTGGCGCCTTAGTTGCTGACCGCCTGGGCATAGCTACCCCATATGCCATTAATAATTTACAATCACGCGGTGCCTTTTTTATCTCTCCAAATACACAAGTATATGAAGGTATGATTGTTGGTGAGCATATTCGTCCTAATGATTTAGATGTAAATGTATGCCGTGAGAAAAAATTAACCAACGTGCGTAGCACTGGACATGATGAAAATGTTGCAATTGTTACCGCACGCCAAATGCCCCTCGAGCGCTGTCTTGAATGGATTAAAGATGATGAGATGATTGAAGTTGCTCCCGAAGCGATACGTTTGCGTAAACGTATCTTAGCTGCCAATAAGCGACCGAGTACTAAAGATAAAGACCGCGAGCGTGAAGAGTAA
- the holA gene encoding DNA polymerase III subunit delta, which translates to MIADRNFEQSLQEDSLSTVYALIGSESILVSEAVSLVRQKTLTAAADFNKHEFSARETPIIQAIEAARTMPMMAPKRFVHVSSIDFLKSAEQAPLLAYLEQPSNYSVLCLSGSKLDQRTKLGQKLAKMGALFTFEPPRQQELSGYIEKRARKIGYRINHDATQLLGDLIGVNVGNIDRALEKLALYSGNTNPISAEDVEVLIAPTRVHSIFELTDAIGNRELDKAAIILRNILAGGESALAILGMITRQFRQLLQIKTLASRRASNQEIVSTLGIRPFLINSLLTQARRYTINELTFALDAALQTDIKLKSSKLPPGVALDRMLVAIASYKRNVG; encoded by the coding sequence GTGATTGCTGATAGAAATTTTGAACAATCCCTTCAAGAAGATTCTTTATCAACGGTTTACGCCTTAATTGGCAGTGAAAGTATTTTAGTCAGCGAAGCAGTATCTTTAGTACGTCAAAAGACATTAACTGCTGCAGCTGATTTTAATAAGCATGAATTTTCAGCACGCGAAACGCCGATCATCCAAGCAATTGAAGCAGCGCGTACAATGCCAATGATGGCACCAAAAAGATTTGTGCATGTATCTAGTATCGATTTTCTTAAATCGGCAGAACAAGCCCCATTACTTGCCTATCTTGAGCAACCATCAAATTATAGCGTTTTATGTTTATCTGGCAGCAAACTCGATCAACGCACCAAACTGGGTCAAAAATTAGCCAAAATGGGCGCTTTATTTACTTTTGAGCCGCCACGTCAACAAGAGCTATCTGGTTATATTGAAAAGCGAGCACGTAAAATTGGTTATCGTATTAATCATGATGCCACGCAGTTATTAGGTGATCTTATTGGTGTAAATGTAGGTAATATTGACCGCGCTCTTGAAAAACTCGCGCTTTATTCTGGCAATACTAACCCCATAAGTGCTGAAGATGTTGAAGTTCTAATTGCGCCAACCCGCGTTCACAGCATTTTTGAACTCACCGACGCCATTGGTAATCGCGAGCTTGATAAAGCCGCTATCATTTTAAGAAATATTCTTGCAGGCGGTGAAAGCGCTTTGGCAATATTAGGTATGATTACTCGTCAGTTTCGCCAACTTTTACAGATAAAAACGCTAGCAAGTCGCCGAGCATCAAATCAAGAAATCGTTTCAACCTTAGGTATCAGACCATTTTTAATTAACTCTTTACTAACACAAGCTCGTCGCTACACAATCAATGAATTGACTTTTGCTTTAGATGCAGCGCTGCAGACTGATATTAAACTTAAATCCAGTAAACTACCCCCTGGGGTTGCTTTAGATCGCATGCTTGTCGCTATTGCCAGCTATAAACGCAACGTTGGTTAG
- a CDS encoding sporulation protein gives MQQVQEIVEIIGDKLTSMVNSDGVVGTPLEIGGVTLVPVSHLSVGLGAGGGGGEGETTTGDSGKGKGMASGSAGGGKVRPVAVLAFTAAGVEVMAIPEKDGRINKLLDKLPGLIERFKAKREAEQ, from the coding sequence ATGCAACAAGTGCAAGAGATAGTCGAAATTATTGGTGACAAACTTACCTCAATGGTTAACAGTGATGGAGTAGTGGGAACACCTTTAGAGATTGGTGGAGTAACTTTAGTACCGGTTTCTCATTTGAGTGTTGGCTTAGGTGCTGGCGGAGGTGGTGGTGAAGGTGAGACAACAACAGGAGACTCAGGTAAAGGTAAAGGTATGGCTAGCGGTTCGGCTGGTGGTGGAAAGGTTCGGCCTGTTGCAGTTTTAGCGTTTACTGCTGCAGGTGTTGAAGTCATGGCTATTCCAGAAAAAGATGGGCGTATAAATAAATTACTTGATAAATTGCCTGGCCTTATTGAGCGTTTTAAAGCTAAGCGTGAAGCTGAACAATAA
- a CDS encoding GerW family sporulation protein, translated as MAKANAVMAKPISVGNRHVVTLCEISLGFGAGGGSGEGDGGFHHAHYAKIKTDCKGKGKGEGIGAGGGAKATPVAFLVIEDGKVRFEKLGN; from the coding sequence ATGGCAAAAGCCAATGCGGTAATGGCTAAGCCAATCAGTGTTGGCAACCGCCATGTAGTGACCTTATGTGAAATTTCACTTGGTTTTGGTGCGGGTGGTGGCAGCGGTGAAGGTGATGGTGGCTTTCATCATGCTCATTACGCAAAAATAAAAACAGATTGTAAAGGTAAAGGTAAAGGCGAAGGTATTGGTGCTGGTGGTGGGGCTAAGGCTACTCCAGTTGCTTTTCTTGTTATTGAAGATGGCAAAGTTCGTTTTGAAAAACTTGGTAATTAA